A portion of the Lolium rigidum isolate FL_2022 chromosome 1, APGP_CSIRO_Lrig_0.1, whole genome shotgun sequence genome contains these proteins:
- the LOC124683200 gene encoding L-type lectin-domain containing receptor kinase IX.1-like codes for MAEITSRTTYALLIIFFACCLLPSVVPLSFDYPSFGSDDQRAIRIEGDASFSVGRLDISVNEVGSIHGSKGRVSYSAQPMVLWDEQTGEVASFSTRFSFVIKAKNISKKGCGMAFFLASYPSSLPTVSSAYYNLGLTNLRDGAVATGDSRFVAVEFDTLSEAQVSDPNRTLDHIGIDVNSLISVNTSDLPSFSLDGTMNATIQYDNISSIMAVTLLLGDGRNSNYSVSSKVDLKNALPAQVSIGFSASTAASIELHQLLSWHFNSSLELKTAPVVAPPVQSAASSGTSSSGVIAGAAAGASLFLVALFTVSALLVRRHRNKKKQEAEGKDMDSEGEVVMEMELGTGPKRFPYRQLVNATRNFAAEEKLGQGGFGAVYRGHLRELGLSVAIKRFSKDSSMQGRKEYSSEINVISRLRHRNLVQLLGWCDNHDELLLVYELMPNRSLDIHLHGKGTFLTWAMRMKIVLDLGSSLLYLHEEWDQCVVHRDIKPSNVMLDESFGAKLGDFGLARFIDHTVGLKTMTVVSGTPGYVDPQCLITSRASSESDIYSFGVVLLEVACGTKPMSTLDKKRGVFRLAEWVWDLYGQGGVLEAVDQRLDGHYDKAEAERVMVVGLWCAHPDPSARPSIRTAMATLHSKDAKQLPLLPSKMPVPTYAPPMAPWDGQSSSSSAGMSTSTVTRSSTTSGFTGPQPVVMPRA; via the exons ATGGCCGAGATCACATCGAGAACCACCTATGCTCTTCTCATCATCTTCTTCGCTTGTTGCCTCCTTCCTAGCGTTGTTCCCTTGTCCTTTGACTACCCAAGTTTCGGCTCAGATGACCAGAGGGCCATCAGAATTGAAGGTGACGCCTCCTTCAGTGTCGGCCGCCTCGATATTAGCGTGAACGAAGTAGGTAGCATCCATGGGAGCAAAGGTCGTGTGTCGTACAGCGCACAGCCCATGGTGCTCTGGGATGAGCAAACGGGTGAAGTGGCAAGCTTCAGCACACGCTTCTCCTTTGTCATCAAGGCAAAGAACATCAGCAAAAAGGGGTGCGGCATGGCATTCTTCCTCGCAAGCTACCCGTCAAGCCTACCGACTGTGTCGTCGGCTTATTACAACCTCGGCCTCACCAACCTAAGGGACGGCGCCGTAGCGACAGGCGACAGCCGGTTCGTGGCGGTGGAGTTCGACACCCTCAGTGAGGCCCAGGTATCAGACCCCAACAGAACTTTGGATCACATCGGCATTGACGTGAACTCGTTAATATCGGTGAATACCTCAGACTTACCGAGCTTCAGCCTCGACGGGACCATGAACGCCACAATCCAGTATGACAACATCTCAAGTATCATGGCTGTGACACTATTGCTTGGTGATGGTCGAAATTCGAACTACAGCGTTAGCTCCAAGGTTGATCTCAAGAATGCATTGCCTGCGCAAGTCTCTATTGGTTTCTCGGCGTCGACGGCAGCATCCATTGAGCTGCATCAGCTTCTTTCTTGGCACTTCAACTCGTCGCTGGAACTTAAGACGGCACCGGTGGTAGCACCGCCTGTACAATCAGCAGCCTCCTCGGGAACCTCCAGTTCCGGAGTTATAGCGGGAGCTGCCGCTGGGGCATCACTTTTCCTCGTGGCTCTCTTCACCGTTTCAGCCTTGCTGGTGCGTCGTCATcggaacaagaagaagcaggaggcAGAGGGGAAGGATATGGACTCGGAAGGCGAGGTGGTCATGGAGATGGAGCTGGGGACGGGGCCAAAGAGGTTCCCGTATCGGCAACTCGTCAATGCGACAAGGAACTTCGCAGCAGAGGAGAAGCTCGGGCAAGGTGGCTTCGGTGCAGTGTACAGAGGCCACCTGAGGGAGCTTGGCCTCTCGGTGGCCATAAAGCGGTTCTCCAAGGACTCTTCTATGCAAGGGAGAAAGGAGTACTCGTCGGAGATCAACGTCATCAGCCGTCTGCGTCACCGGAATCTGGTGCAGCTCCTCGGCTGGTGCGACAACCATGACGAGCTCCTGCTGGTCTACGAGCTCATGCCCAACCGCAGCCTCGACATCCATCTCCACGGCAAGGGCACCTTCTTGACATGGGCAATGAG GATGAAGATAGTGCTCGATCTTGGCTCTTCGCTGCTCTACCTCCACGAGGAATGGGACCAGTGTGTGGTGCACCGCGACATCAAGCCGAGCAACGTGATGCTGGACGAGTCCTTCGGCGCCAAGCTAGGCGACTTCGGGCTCGCGAGGTTCATCGACCACACCGTCGGGCTGAAGACGATGACCGTGGTATCGGGGACGCCGGGCTACGTGGACCCGCAGTGCCTGATCACAAGCCGTGCCAGCTCCGAGTCTGACATATACAGCTTCGGCGTGGTCCTGCTGGAGGTGGCGTGCGGGACGAAGCCGATGAGCACGCTGGACAAGAAGAGAGGCGTCTTCCGGCTGGCGGAGTGGGTCTGGGACCTTTACGGCCAGGGAGGCGTTCTCGAAGCTGTCGACCAACGGCTGGACGGCCACTACGACAAAGCGGAGGCGGAGCGCGTGATGGTCGTAGGGCTATGGTGCGCGCACCCGGACCCGAGCGCGCGGCCATCCATCAGAACGGCCATGGCCACGCTGCACTCGAAGGATGCCAAGCAGCTGCCCTTGCTGCCGTCCAAGATGCCCGTGCCGACCTATGCGCCGCCAATGGCCCCGTGGGACGggcagtcgtcgtcgtcttctgcaGGGATGTCGACGTCCACCGTGACGCGATCATCAACGACGAGCGGCTTCACGGGGCCACAGCCAGTCGTGATGCCCAGGGCCTGA
- the LOC124683201 gene encoding uncharacterized protein LOC124683201 produces MSLVATSVVVGARASQCSSSASSSSRLLPAFARRARAYRPLMTPAAAGFGRARLQVRAARLESTGVSVGFRAPQFELPEPMTGKIWTLDDFEGSPALLVMFICNHCPFVKHLKKDIAKLTSFYMEKGLACIAISSNSVVTHPQDGPEHMIVDAEKFKYSFPYLYDEVCPPRYVFPDAVPVFSSVSITFFAYFYCCYCTLQSQEAAKAFQAVCTPEFYLFTKDGRRPFELFYHGQFDDSRPGSNVPVTGRDLSRAIDCALSGQELPFAQKPSVGCSIKWN; encoded by the exons ATGTCCCTGGTCGCCACcagcgtcgtcgtcggagcccgcGCCTCCCAgtgttcctcctccgcctcgtcctcaTCCCGCCTGCTCCCGGCCTTCGCCCGCCGCGCCCGCGCGTACAGGCCCCTcatgacgccggcggcggcgggtttcGGTAGGGCGCGTCTCCAGGTGCGCGCAGCCAGGTTGGAGTCCACCGGCGTATCCGTGGGCTTCCGCGCCCCGCAGTTCGAG CTTCCTGAGCCCATGACAGGAAAGATCTGGACACTGGATGACTTCGAGGGTAGCCCTGCTTTGCTG GTTATGTTCATATGCAATCACTGTCCATTTGTAAAACATCTGAAAAAAGATATTGCAAAGCTCACCTCTTTCTACATGGAG AAAGGACTTGCTTGTATCGCCATATCCTCGAATTCAGTTGTGACGCATCCCCAG GATGGTCCTGAACATATGATTGTGGATGCAGAAAAATTCAAATACTCATTTCCTTATCTGTACGATGAGGTCTGTCCTCCACGATATGTGTTTCCTGATGCAGTCCCTGTGTTTTCTTCAGTCTCCATAACCTTCTTTGCTTACTTTTATTGCTGCTACTGCACCTTGCAGTCGCAAGAAGCTGCCAAGGCATTTCAAGCAGTCTGCACACCAGAGTTTTACTTGTTCACAAAG GATGGACGGAGGCCATTTGAACTGTTCTACCATGGTCAGTTTGATGATTCACGGCCCGGTAGCAATGTACCAGTCACCGGAAG GGATTTAAGCCGTGCGATCGACTGTGCACTTAGTGGACAAGAATTGCCTTTTGCGCAGAAACCAAG TGTTGGGTGCAGCATCAAATGGAACTAG